A genomic segment from Cryptococcus gattii WM276 chromosome J, complete sequence encodes:
- a CDS encoding telomere maintenance protein, putative (Similar to TIGR gene model, INSD accession AAW45232.1), whose protein sequence is MHTRMRNSTLHYCKSPLVLSVSYSFFHPYFQPLHTNSSPLFTSQSSQPSQNIHSAFAASSHMSSLFEAAAAFEEAAAHGANPVILERSGKGHTPVVTMTDMSGASSRAPTSAEIDAVIAAAMANAPPPPPSDFSSDINRSVTPLMTNLLPSAVGSDGRVNLFVGNVNFLLPYRVRWQDLKDLFRKAGTVLRADVSLGPDNRSRGYGTVLMGSREDAARAIDRYNGYTWQTRTLEVRPDRLPPEYEPQSHPIHPNANPRSALYSFHNFPGPSHTPFSIPGHLTPQSGQAWLAGQISSSRPFSAGGLIPGGMGVPSSSGAVGLTSSTSIPRAQSPPSVFGALPLSVQNTGLSAFHALSQSPLAGSLTSGTGTAMPAGINAARRDSLTPFGASLTTFDPAAVPLPGNASPNMAVSRPTSSSGSVKPSSPGGSRAPPGTLGPLPPSLFAGIKPAPAGDATTGAIAGDISAAQSPNGGAGRLAAAPIPQLEGLANQGMGLGPPSTLHDRVIFVSNLPLSMQWQDLKDMLRPAGTIIRADVATDAHGKPRGFGTALFATEADATRAVLLFNDREIGGFRIRAHLERDTHPEVSQRSARNSVSGESTYLGTQDHLIGVPEAVKDMLQSNGITPIDTSVPSIKPSSTSPIAKLPWSLNTSLQTHTAPGHDRPSPHGKSSPTSHTPLFRHQHHPGPISMPPFHMEHGNLISPLHTRGLSPMTPSMPGFVFNYPETPPVHPHGPHFMSPAAGPFSPGIPVTSPGAFQYNPFLNPAPGAPVNRFPPTPGNHPQAGSAALGTPTTQAFPNGPVGYGQYAGAPGGALQGLSENSQHARQGQDYFANAIPPQNATSTTAGNRTLGFGALSGKEKLRSSPLSGGGDQGDLDDETRVSSSLVGEELAKMAESLTVDDERKDGESVRRSSSGLNLSDMGSNAGAVSPGGGRASMDDGKLGRR, encoded by the exons ATGCATACAAGGATGAGAAAT TCTACTCTTCACTACTGCAAGTCCCCTCTCGTACTCTCCGTCTCTTactctttcttccatcCTTACTTCCAACCCCTGCACACCAACTCGTCACCACTCTTTACGTCCCAGTCCAGTCAACC AAGTCAAAATATCCACTCTGCATTCGCAGCGTCTTCCCACATGTCGTCCTTATTCGAGGCCGCCGCGGCCTTCGAAGAAGCGGCTGCACATGGGGCGAATCCCGTCATACTTGAAAGGTCAGGTAAAGGACACACTCCTGTA GTCACTATGACAGACATGAGCGGTGCGAGTTCCCGTGCTCCGACATCGGCTGAGATTGATGCTGTCATTGCGGCTGCGATGGCCAACgcacctccaccaccaccttcAGACTTCAGCTCTGACA TAAACCGTTCTGTAACGCCACTCATGACAAATCTTTTGCCCTCGGCGGTTGGGAGTGACGGACGAGTTAACCTTTTTGTGGGAAATGTAAATTTTCTT CTCCCGTATAGAGTTCGGTGGCAGGACCTGAAAGATCTTTTCAGAAAAGCGGGAACCGTATTGAGGGCAGATGTCAGTCTGGGACCGGATAATAGAAGCAGAGGATACGGTACCGTCTTAATGGGCAGCAGGGAAGATGCTGCGCGAGCAATAG ATCGTTACAACGGCTATACTTGGCAGACAAGAACCCTTGAAGTCCGACCTGACCGTCTCCCACCAGAGTATGAACCCCAGTCACATCCCATTCACCCCAATGCCAACCCTCGCTCCGCCTTGTACTCTTTTCATAACTTCCCTGGTCCCTCACATACACCTTTCTCCATCCCGGGTCACCTCACTCCTCAGTCTGGCCAAGCCTGGCTTGCTGGACAAATATCAAGTTCAAGACCGTTCTCGGCCGGTGGCCTAATACCCGGAGGCATGGGTGTCCCGTCGAGTTCAGGTGCTGTGGGTCTGACGAGCTCGACATCGATACCCCGGGCGCAATCGCCTCCTTCTGTCTTTGGAGCTCTTCCGCTCAGTGTGCAAAATACGGGTCTCAGTGCTTTCCACGCGCTTAGTCAATCTCCTCTTGCTGGATCACTCACATCTGGTACCGGAACTGCTATGCCCGCAGGAATCAACGCAGCGCGGCGGGATTCTCTGACACCCTTTGGAGCGTCCCTCACAACCTTTGACCCTGCAGCGGTCCCTCTTCCAGGAAATGCGTCGCCTAATATGGCCGTTTCGCGGCCTACATCCAGTAGTGGTAGCGTCAAGCCTTCTTCACCTGGTGGAAGCCGTGCTCCACCCGGTACGCTTGGTCCTCTCCCGCCTTCCTTGTTTGCCGGTATAAAACCCGCGCCAGCTGGTGATGCGACCACAGGTGCGATTGCAGGGGATATATCGGCAGCACAGAGTCCGAATGGAGGAGCGGGGAGGTTGGCGGCGGCGCCGATTCCTCAGTTAGAAGGATTGGCCAATCAGGGAATGGGCTTGGGTCCTCCTAGCACGTTACATGACCGAGTGATCTTTGTCTCAAAC TTGCCTCTGTCGATGCAATGGCAAGATCTGAAAGACATGTTAAGGCCCGCGGGAACCATTATTCGAGCAGA TGTTGCTACCGATGCTCACGGAAAGCCTAGAGGATTCGGGACTGCATTGTTCGCCACCGAGGCGGATGCCACAAGAGCTGTGCTTTTGTTCAACGA CCGTGAGATCGGTGGTTTCCGGATTCGTGCACACTTGGAGAGGGACACCCATCCTGAAGTTTCTCAACGTAGTGCGAGAAACTCTGTATCTGGCGAATCAACTTATCTGGGTACCCAGGACCACCTGATTGGCGTCCCGGAAGCCGTCAAGGATATGCTCCAAAGCAATGGCATTACTCCGATCGATACCTCTGTTCCTTCCATTAAGCCTAGCAGCACTTCCCCCATCGCCAAGCTCCCTTGGAGTCTGAACACTTCTCTACAGACTCACACGGCTCCAGGGCATGATCGTCCCTCTCCTCACGGCAAATCATCGCCCACCTCACACACTCCCTTGTTCCGTCACCAGCACCATCCCGGTCCCATCTCCATGCCTCCCTTCCATATGGAACACGGAAATCTCATATCCCCGCTTCACACACGCGGTCTCTCTCCTATGACACCTTCCATGCCCGGGTTTGTTTTCAATTATCCCGAGACGCCACCTGTTCACCCGCACGGCCCTCATTTCATGTCTCCTGCCGCTGGACCATTTTCGCCAGGTATTCCTGTCACTTCTCCCGGTGCATTCCAATACAATCCTTTCCTCAACCCTGCTCCTGGAGCTCCTGTTAACCGCTTCCCCCCTACCCCTGGTAATCACCCACAAGCCGGCTCAGCCGCACTGGGCACACCTACGACGCAAGCGTTCCCTAACGGACCGGTCGGGTATGGGCAGTATGCAGGTGCCCCAGGTGGAGCGTTACAAGGTTTATCTGAGAATTCACAGCATGCTAGGCAGGGACAGGATTACTTTGCCAACGCGATTCCTCCTCAGAATGCTACTTCCACTACAGCTGGGAATAGGACCTTGGGCTTTGGTGCGTTGAGCGGGAAGGAAAAACTGAGGAGTAGCCCACTGAGCGGAGGAGGTGATCAGGGCGATTTGGATGATGAGACGAGAGTGTCGTCGTCGCTAGTCGGCGAGGAGTTGGCGAAAATGGCGGAGAGTTTGACGGTCGATGACGAGaggaaggatggagagTCGGTGAGGCGGAGTTCGAGTGGGTTGAACCTATCGGATATGGGTTCAAATGCGGGGGCGGTTAGCCCAGGTGGTGGACGAGCGAGTATGGACGATGGAAAGCTGGGTAGGCGTTAA
- a CDS encoding FMN adenylyltransferase, putative (Similar to TIGR gene model, INSD accession AAW46689.1) gives MASISQSLRSVLERAQKQDSLGKLINEALVLIESVIDILGEQAVAISFNGGKDCTVLLHIYAAVLYARHTASLPSHLLPKPSPSITIPPLPSRTPQEPLAPQPALPPSLPASPNPFAELDTFGGGMKAALEDWLGCGGGRGVKSVLVGTRQGDPNDAPTDPSWPQFIRVHPILHWTYSDVWQFLLELQVPYCVLYDHGYTSLGSTTNTLPNPLLKNESMEGGWEPAHRLKDASQERAGRH, from the exons ATGGCCAGCATATCCCAGTCTTTACGCTCTGTGCTGGAAAGAGCCCAAAAGCAAGATTCCCTAGGGAAACTCATAAACGAAGCCCTCGTCCTCATTGAGTCTGTCATCGACATCCTTGG AGAGCAAGCCGTGGCAATCTCTTTCAATGGAGGTAAAGACT GTACGGTGTTGCTGCACATCTATGCCGCTGTCCTGTATGCCCGGCATACCGCTTCCCTCCCATCCCATCTACTTCCCAAACCTTCACCAAGTATAACGATACCCCCGCTGCCATCTCGTACCCCACAAGAACCCCTTGCACCTCAGCCAGCCCTCCCACCTTCTCTGCCAGCAT CTCCCAATCCGTTTGCTGAACTCGACAC ATTTGGAGGAGGTATGAAGGCTGCTTTGGAGGATTGGCTGGGGtgtggaggaggaagaggcgTAAAAAGCGTTTTGGTCGGTACGAGACAGGGCGATCCCAACGATG CACCCACCGACCCTTCTTGGCCCCAGTTCATCCGCGTACACCCTATCCTTCATTGGACATACTCGGATGTATGGCAATTTCTCTTGGAACTTCAGGTGCCGTACTGTGTACTGTATGACCATGGCTACACGTCGTTGGGTTCAACGACAAATACTTTACCGAACCCATTGCTGAAGAACGAAAGTATGGAAGGCGGATGGGAACCAGCACATAGGC TGAAAGATGCAAGCCAAGAACGTGCTGGAAGGCATTGA
- a CDS encoding clathrin binding protein, putative (Similar to TIGR gene model, INSD accession AAW45234.1), with translation MAMAPPRKGENWELRQQLNSEYRDKRADAIKRVIANHTIGKDCSGLFPDVVKNMQTDDLEQKKLVYLYLMNYAKTQPELVILAVNTFVKDTADPNPLVRALAIRTMSILRAEKILDYLASPLSRCLKDENPYVRKTAALCVAKVFDLKPELAIEYGFIETLRDLLGDGNPMVVANAVTALGDIHEASLNLPPSQPGSPNGDESPSSARPNQSLFIIDPPTLTKLLVALNECSEWGRIAILTTLARYRTNDEKESEHICERVMPQFQHVNAAVVLGAVKVIMIHMKNVTREDLLKSLTRKMAPPLVTLISSPPEVQWVALRNINLLLQKRPDILANEMRVFFCKYNDPSYVKVEKLEIMVRLANERNVDTLLGELKEYASEVDVDFVRKAVRAVGQVAIKIDEAAGRCVGVLMELIETRVSYVVQEAVIVVKDIFRKYPHSYEGIIPALCANLEELDEPEAKASLIWLIGEYAEKIENADELLGAFLETFREESYPVQLQTLTAIVKLFLKKPDESQGIVQKVLQAATKDCDSPDVRDRAYIYWRLLSSDPAAAKSVVLSVRPPISLPQTTVPPAILEELVGEISTLASVYHKPAATFIGKGRLGADEMHKKNLDAEDDVSREKALQAVVAGNQAENLLDFDDEPTPTNGESSVSAPSAGLGISSQAIASAAKSTNPLDELMDLFSTASMTTPVVQPGQPAAQAQASAQSSQGLGGLDGLGSLSSPPQSVSPQPAAPQNQGQQKQAAAQDDLLGLF, from the exons ATGGCTATGGCCCCGCCCCGCAAAG GCGAGAACTGGGAACTTCGCCAACAGTTGAACTCAGAGTACAGGGATAAGCGGGCAGATGCTATCAAGAGAGTCATTGCGAACCATACCATTGGAAAGGACTGTAGTGGTTTGTTCCCTGATGTCGTCAAGAACATG CAAACGGATGATCTGGAGCAAAAGAAACTCGTGTATCTGTATCTGATGAATTATGCGAAGACACAACCTGAACTTGTTATTCTTGCCGTCAACACTTTCGTCAAG GACACTGCCGACCCCAATCCTCTTGTTCGAGCCCTTGCCATCCGTACCATGTCCATCCTTCGTGCCGAGAAGATTCTCGACTACCTCGCGTCGCCTTTATCTCGGTGCCTCAAAGATGAGAATCCCTACGTCCGAAAGACTGCTGCTTTGTGTGTCGCCAAGGTTTTTGACTTGAAGCCAGAGTTGGCCATCGAGTATGGGTTCATCGAAACTTTGAGAGATCTTCTCGGCGATGGTAACCCCATG GTCGTTGCGAATGCTGTTACCGCACTCGGCGACATTCACGAGGCGTCCCTTAaccttcctccctctcaACCCGGCTCACCGAATGGCGATGAGTCTCCTAGCAGCGCGCGCCCCAACCAATCCCTTTTCATCATTGACCCACCTACACTCACCAAACTCCTTGTCGCTTTGAACGAATGCTCTGAATGGGGCCGTATTGCTATCCTCACCACCTTGGCGAGATACAGGACCAAtgatgagaaggagagtGAACACATCTGTGAAAGAGTGATGCCTCAATTCCAGCACGTGAACGCGGCAGTTGTGTTGGGTGCGGTGAAGGTGATCATGATTCATATGAAGAACGTCACTAGGGAAGATCTTTTGAAGTCTCTTACTCGTAAAATGGCTCCTCCATTAG TCACCCTTATCTCCTCTCCACCTGAGGTGCAATGGGTCGCCCTCCGTAACATCAACCTCCTCTTGCAAAAACGTCCAGATATCCTTGCCAATGAGATGCGCGTTTTCTTCTGCAAATATAACGACCCTTCCTACGTCAAGGTGGAGAAGCTTGAGATTATGGTCAGATTGGCGAACGAGAGGAATGTAGACACTTTGCTTGGGGAATTGAAGGAGTATGCGTCAGAAGTAGATGTAGATTTTGTTCGTAAGGCTGTCAGGGCGGTTGGACAAGTTGCTATCAAGATCGATGAGGCTGCTGGGCGATGTGTCGGCGTATTGATGGAGCTAATCGAGACGAGAGTTAGCTATGTGGTACAGGAGGCCGTAATCGTCGTCAAG GACATCTTCCGAAAATACCCTCATTCCTATGAAGGTATCATCCCCGCACTCTGTGCCAACCTTGAGGAGCTGGACGAGCCCGAAGCCAAGGCCTCTTTGATTTGGCTCATCGGCGAGTACGCAGAGAAGATTGAGAATGCCGATGAGTTGTTGGGAGCCTTCTTGGAGACTTTCAGAGAAGAAAGCTATCCT GTTCAACTTCAAACCCTTACAGCGATTGTCAAGCTCTTCCTCAAGAAGCCTGACGAAAGCCAGGGTATCGTCCAAAAAGTGCTCCAAGCTGCTACAAAGGACTGTGACAGCCCAGATGTTAGAGATAGGGCCTACATATATTGGAGATTGTTGTCATCCGACCCGGCCGCTGCCAAG TCTGTTGTTTTGTCGGTCAGACCACCTATCAGTCTTCCTCAAACCACTGTCCCTCCTGCAATCCTTGAAGAGCTTGTTGGTGAAATTTCGACATTGGCGAGTGTGTACCACAAGCCCGCGGCGACGTTCATCGGCAAGGGCCGTTTGGGTGCAGACGAGATGCACAAGAAGAACTTGGA TGCGGAAGACGATGTGTCACGCGAAAAGGCCCTTCAAGCCGTCGTTGCTGGTAATCAAGCCGAAAATCTGCTCGACTTCGATGACGAACCCACTCCTACCAACGGCGAATCCTCCGTCTCTGCTCCGAGTGCCGGTTTGGGCATCTCTTCTCAGGCTATTGCGAGCGCAGCCAAGAGCACGAACCCGTTAGATGAGTTGATGGACTTGTTCTCCACGGCTAGCATGACAACACCAGTCGTACAACCTGGTCAGCCTGCAGCTCAGGCTCAGGCGTCAGCTCAGAGTTCACAAGGTTTGGGAGGGTTGGATGGATTGGGGAGTCTGTCTAGCCCGCCGCAGAGTGTATCGCCGCAACCTGCAGCTCCGCAAAACCAGGGGCAACAAAAGCAGGCAGCGGCTCAGGATGATTTGTTGGGATTGTTTTAG
- a CDS encoding 1-acylglycerol-3-phosphate O-acyltransferase, putative (Similar to TIGR gene model, INSD accession AAW45236.1): MGISWLLKPVALVSTVALSTLGLLSKRYQRARFYFNVTIYVSTLGLMSVWGVVVSILATAAGQRLNINYYVARSFYGLGSPLLGIKFEVEGEEHLEGLMTARDGQHQGAVLLSNHQSFLDILYIGRIFPKRAAIMAKKELKWTPLLGQFMSLSGAVFVNRKNRHDAVKALAIAGEDMKKKGISLWIFPEGTRSSSPEPTLLPFKKGAFHLAVQAQIPIVPIVCENYHRLFDGRTRFESGVLKIRVLPPIPTTGLTVDDVTTIVESTRESMLHALREISEPGPSSSLSTSSATPLAPPIPEHITQPLAGAPIQLDISDSIALRQRGANSSGISSGICSEWSESERKFEEKSEETTEDEMDEDAVLLKKPKGSVA; this comes from the exons ATGGGCATTTCCTGGCTCCTGAAACCTGTTGCCCTCGTCTCTACCGTCGCACTTTCAACGCTTGGCCTCTTATCAAAACGCTACCAGCGTGCGCGATTCTATTTCAATGTCACCATCTATGTTTCAACTTTAGGCCTTATGAGTGTCTGGGGTGTCGTAGTTAGTATTTTGGCGACTGCTGCTGGTCAG AGATTAAACATAAACTATTATGTTGCCAGATCGTTCTATGGGCTCGGTAGTCCTCTGCTTGGAATCAAGTTTGAggttgaaggagaggagCATCTTGAAGGTCTTATGACGGCTAGAGATGGGCAACACCAGGGTGCTGTGCTTTTGAGTAACCACCAGAG TTTCTTGGACATCCTTTATATCGGAAGGATCTTTCCCAAGCGGGCGGCCATTATGGCGAAAAAGGAGCTCAAGTGGACTCCTCTCCTGGGTCAATTCA TGTCTCTCTCTGGAGCCGTCTTCGTCAACAGAAAGAACAGACATGATGCGGTCAAGGCGCTCGCAATTGCTGGCGAGGacatgaagaagaagggt ATCTCTCTTTGGATCTTCCCCGAGGGGACGCgttcatcttctcctgaacctacccttcttcctttcaAAAAGGGAGCTTTCCATCTTGCAGTCCAAGCTCAGATTCCTATTGTCCCTATCGTGTGCGAAAACTACCACCGACTCTTCGACGGACGCACAAGGTTTGAATCCGGTGTTCTCAAGATCCGAG TGCTTCCCCCAATTCCCACAACCGGTCTGACTGTGGATGATGTTACTACTATTGTCGAGTCCACTCGCGAAAGTATGCTTCACGCTCTTCGAGAAATATCCGAACCAGgaccttcttcctcactCTCTACGTCTTCTGCAACCCCTCTTGCACCCCCCATACCTGAACACATCACCCAGCCTCTTGCCGGTGCCCCCATACAGCTCGACATCTCCGACAGTATTGCCCTCCGTCAGCGTGGTGCCAACTCTAGCGGTATCTCTAGCGGTATCTGTAGTGAATGGTCTGAGTCTGAGAGAAAGTTTGAGGAGAAAAGCGAGGAGACAACAGAGGATGAGATGGACGAGGACGCGGTTTTGTTGAAGAAGCCGAAGGGGAGTGTGGCGTAA
- a CDS encoding uncharacterized protein (Similar to TIGR gene model, INSD accession AAW45273.1), whose protein sequence is MSRTVDIPQDVLDALKQFRFKNSKGTSAISVKIIKNSLTMTVDEEFEGQSIEEIAEELPENAPRYVLLSHELKHKDGRISYPLLLINWAPTTSPIELMTLHASSLSYFQQVSETAKVLEVRDGAEGLTTETVNEKLLIN, encoded by the exons ATG TCACGAACAGTCGACATCCCCCAGGACGTCCTCGATGCTCTCAAGCAGTTCCGATTCAAGAACAGCAAGGGTACCAGTGCCATCTCTG TCAAGATTATTAAGAACAGCTTGACCATGACTGTGGATGAGGAGTTTGAAGGTCAATCTATCGAGGAAATCGCTGAGG AACTGCCAGAGAATGCTCCTCGATATGTGTTACTCTCCCACGAACTT AAACACAAGGATGGCCGGATATCATACCCCCTTCTATTGATCAATTG GGCACCAACCACTTCGCCTATTGAGCTTATGACCCTCCATGCTTCCTCTCTCAGCTACTTTCAACAAGTTTCTGAAACCGCAAAG GTCCTTGAAGTGCGCGATGGTGCCGAGGGGTTGACTACGGAAACCGTCAATGAAAAGTTGCTCATCAACTAA
- a CDS encoding Hypothetical Protein (Similar to TIGR gene model, INSD accession AAW45237.1) has translation MPTRLNQPAALTPTRILEPKRHSSDKTFSATKAQIRQRISQLSINKNKVHNESHRRNTGEHQEKEGEEFHYLHVNAVMPSEAYVWEKNVARKPSRPFDSKDAHKLKVIASLPSISTSPSTFSFPEQPLRESISKSIDLCFNEAKTDSFISSSTMDNPPPTPPPKITIQSDEQATPKATQVAFNIATVARRATSVNSFTGNGSFLGLPEEADMFYRSNAVWDDLEVSQDQQASHKKCAATQHLSPTNAGQQKRLKVADLQFADADSEAGRTNGKGSCDLNDTMEKSEPLDKPLPHLPDDNGPSEYSISTYSQWSAVILKANLGILWPQPTFATNFSSDREQPRREVHVERESTRTRHGQSGSSRATANAIQQSQRPAGSTLTRNLIHTVSPQEAFRSVLDHSIASAKPIMNTMTNRINSVKGSESTKRSFQLDDHAVLRPKATQDQTIDSLVEDDDVEIIGDLTFASSRPPSVSSSINTMKATSFASVTAIHASRLFARSQYAHNTSSQGSRTYPPVRVRSQSEDSVPHCPLGISTIFPQSERVPIRKGHKSILDPFSSFDPHVPIVPCKTVPNDDWILITNTAEDDILRNGWKDVEMRWMEGESFREWMMRRIRGELWNTVVLREKRADEQLRMMELSDGKG, from the exons ATGCCCACAAGACTCAATCAACCTGCGGCTTTGACCCCCACTCGAATCCTCGAACCCAAACGACACTCCTCTGACAAGACTTTTTCCGCCACTAAAGCCCAAATTCGACAGCGCATATCGCAACTGAGCATTAACAAGAATAAAGTACACAATGAATCGCACAGGAGGAATACAGGGGAGCACCAGGAaaaggagggagaagagttCCATTATCTGCATGTGAATGCTGTCATGCCATCAGAGGCGTACGTATGGGAGAAGAACGTCGCAAGGAAGCCTTCCAGACCATTTGATTCGAAGGACGCTCATA AGCTGAAAGTGATAGCTTCATTGCCTTCCATCTCAACCAGCCCTTCTACATTCTCCTTTCCTGAGCAGCCTCTGCGAGAAAGCATTTCAAAGTCGATTGATCTTTGTTTCAATGAAGCCAAAACGGACTCTTTCATCTCGTCATCGACTATGGATAATCCACCACCAACGCCGCCCCCCAAAATCACAATTCAGTCGGACGAGCAGGCGACCCCCAAGGCCACACAGGTAGCTTTCAATATCGCTACTGTTGCGCGAAGAGCCACTTCTGTCAATAGCTTCACTGGTAACGGATCTTTCCTAGGCCTCCCAGAAGAAGCCGACATGTTTTATAGAAGTAATGCTGTTTGGGACGACCTTGAGGTCAGTCAGGATCAACAAGCGTCTCACAAGAAATGTGCCGCCACGCAACATTTGTCTCCCACGAATGCAGGTCAACAGAAGCGATTGAAAGTTGCCGATTTACAATTTGCGGACGCAGATTCGGAGGCTGGTAGGACGAACGGCAAAGGAAGTTGCGATCTCAATGACACTATGGAAAAATCGGAGCCGTTGGACAAGCCTTTGCCTCATTTGCCGGATGACAATGGACCTTCGGAATACAGTATATCTACTTATTCTCAATGGTCGGCAGTCATCTTGAAGGCAA ATCTAGGCATCCTGTGGCCTCAACCAACTTTTGCGACGAACTT TTCGTCAGACCGGGAACAGCCCAGACGGGAAG TTCATGTTGAACGTGAGTCAACTAGAACTAGGCATGGCCAATCAGGATCGTCTAGAGCTACAGCCAACGCGATCCAGCAAAGTCAACGGCCTGCAGGAAGTACTTTGACAAGGAATCTTATCCACACAGTCTCCCCTCAGGAAGCATTTCGTTCAGTCCTCGACCACAGCATCGCCTCTGCTAAACCCATTATGAATACCATGACCAACAGGATCAATAGCGTAAAAGGATCCGAATCAACAAAGCGCTCTTTCCAGTTGGATGATCACGCAGTTCTCCGACCTAAAGCCACTCAGGATCAGACCATCGACTCTTTGGTAGAAGATGACGATGTAGAGATAATTGGAGATCTCACTTTTGCATCTTCGCGCCCACCTTCTGTATCCTCATCTATCAACACCATGAAAGCTACCAGTTTTGCATCTGTTACAGCTATTCACGCCTCTCGGCTTTTCGCCCGCTCTCAATACGCTCACAATACATCATCTCAAGGCTCTCGGACATATCCGCCAGTTCGCGTACGCTCTCAATCGGAGGATTCTGTACCGCACTGCCCTTTAGGAATCTCCACCATATTTCCCCAATCCGAACGAGTACCAATTAGGAAAGGGCACAAATCGATCCTCGACCCGTTCTCCTCTTTCGATCCACATGTACCTATCGTCCCATGCAAGACAGTTCCCAACGACGACTGGATTCTGATCACTAATACTGCGGAAGATGACATACTGCGAAATGGCTGGAAAGATGTAGAAATGCGGTGGATGGAAGGTGAGAGCTTTCGGGaatggatgatgaggagaatTCGAGGAGAGCTTTGGAATACAGTAGTGCTGAGAGAGAAAAGGGCAGACGAGCAGCTCAGAATGATGGAGCTGAGCGACGGTAAAGGATGA